From one Streptomyces sp. ICC1 genomic stretch:
- a CDS encoding DUF5326 family protein, with translation MEGIRGIFEGTPWWVKWVATPLLVLFVFGGVITTVLGALISFLFKGLLLVALVGGLIFVVKKFSGGRSKSSAGEW, from the coding sequence ATGGAAGGCATCCGAGGGATATTCGAGGGCACGCCCTGGTGGGTCAAGTGGGTCGCCACTCCGCTGCTGGTGCTCTTCGTCTTCGGCGGTGTGATCACCACCGTCCTGGGCGCGCTGATCAGCTTCCTCTTCAAGGGGCTCCTCCTCGTGGCCCTCGTCGGCGGTCTGATCTTCGTCGTGAAGAAGTTCTCCGGCGGCCGCTCCAAGTCTTCCGCCGGAGAGTGGTAG
- a CDS encoding helix-turn-helix domain-containing protein has translation MIGSVQRALRLLEAVGSHSEGAPAKQLAREAGLPLPTAYHLLRTLTHEGYLRRESGVFVLGDAAGRLAGGGLQQKRRSMILDSLAHFRDAVGAPVYFAVYREGEIEVVGVSDTAAHPACEEWADFRETGHAHAIGQCLLGQLDEKTRKDYYDRHPVEAVTPYTVRDLHALEQRIGSMERMQPVTERQEYSLGTVCAAIPITAGDTAATMAISLPVHQEDRLLYAVDRLRSEVGALLSTLSFSISI, from the coding sequence CTGATCGGTTCGGTGCAGAGGGCGCTGAGGCTGCTCGAAGCTGTGGGCTCCCATAGCGAGGGAGCCCCGGCCAAACAGCTGGCGCGCGAGGCCGGGCTCCCGCTTCCCACCGCGTACCACCTGCTGCGCACCCTGACGCACGAGGGCTATCTGCGCAGGGAGAGCGGCGTCTTCGTCCTGGGGGACGCCGCGGGCCGGCTGGCCGGTGGCGGGCTTCAGCAGAAACGTCGCAGCATGATCCTCGACTCCCTCGCGCACTTCCGCGACGCGGTCGGGGCCCCCGTCTACTTCGCGGTCTACCGCGAGGGTGAGATCGAAGTCGTCGGCGTATCGGACACCGCGGCCCACCCGGCCTGCGAGGAGTGGGCCGACTTCCGCGAGACCGGCCACGCGCACGCCATCGGGCAGTGCCTGCTCGGCCAGCTCGACGAGAAGACGCGCAAGGACTACTACGACCGGCACCCGGTCGAGGCCGTCACCCCCTACACCGTCCGGGATCTCCACGCCCTCGAGCAGCGGATCGGCTCCATGGAGCGGATGCAGCCGGTGACTGAGCGTCAGGAGTACTCCCTCGGCACGGTGTGCGCGGCCATCCCCATCACCGCGGGCGATACGGCCGCGACCATGGCGATTTCTCTCCCTGTGCACCAAGAGGATCGATTGCTCTATGCGGTCGATCGACTACGGAGTGAAGTAGGCGCGCTGTTGAGCACCCTCTCGTTCTCTATCAGTATCTGA
- a CDS encoding NUDIX hydrolase has product MTERPVVKRTARAILLDGDDLILIKRTKPGIDPYWLTPGGGVESSDPTVVEALHRELHEELGAKITDVVPCFVDTVEHIADRGVTGVKVQHFFVCHLESMDPSQRHGPEIDEPEGEYEIVRVPFSRVGIAAVHLVPLSLRHYLDGNIEGVRAMHAPDLG; this is encoded by the coding sequence ATGACCGAACGTCCAGTGGTCAAACGCACCGCCCGCGCGATCCTGCTCGACGGTGACGACCTGATCCTCATCAAGCGCACCAAGCCCGGCATCGACCCGTACTGGCTCACCCCCGGCGGGGGCGTGGAATCCTCGGACCCCACCGTCGTCGAAGCCCTCCACCGCGAGCTCCACGAGGAACTCGGCGCGAAGATCACCGATGTCGTGCCCTGTTTCGTCGACACCGTCGAGCACATCGCCGACAGAGGGGTGACCGGCGTCAAGGTCCAGCACTTCTTCGTCTGCCACCTCGAATCCATGGACCCCAGCCAGCGGCACGGCCCCGAGATCGACGAGCCGGAGGGCGAGTACGAGATCGTGCGCGTGCCCTTCAGCCGCGTCGGCATCGCGGCCGTCCACCTCGTCCCGCTGTCCCTGCGCCACTACCTCGACGGCAACATCGAGGGCGTGCGCGCGATGCACGCCCCCGACCTGGGCTGA
- a CDS encoding cystathionine gamma-lyase, with translation MSAPDSAPRRPRPFGDGTVAVRAGLPEPVKNEPPLPGPVFAAHFHLPGDVDGPYAYGRDTNPTWTLLERAIGELEAPGLDGADTVVFASGMAAVSAVLLSQARAGDTVVLPDDGYQVLPLVREQLEAYGVHVRTAPTGEDAQLSVLGGARLLWLETPSNPGLDVCDVRRLVDAAHAGGALVAVDNTLATPLGQRPLELGADFSVASGTKGLTGHGDLLLGYVVCRDAELAAGIRRWRKVVGAIPGPMEAWLAHRSLSTIQLRAQRQWANALAVAEALGDRTDVTGLRYPGLPSDPSHKTAARQMRGFGSIVSFTLPDRAHAERFMASLHLVEDATSFGGVRSTAERRRRWGGDAVPEGFIRFSAGAEDTEDLVADVLRALDAALGDA, from the coding sequence ATGAGCGCACCCGACAGCGCGCCCCGCCGGCCGCGGCCGTTCGGCGACGGCACCGTGGCCGTCCGCGCCGGCCTGCCCGAGCCCGTCAAGAACGAGCCGCCCCTGCCCGGGCCGGTCTTCGCCGCCCACTTCCACCTCCCCGGAGACGTGGACGGCCCCTATGCCTACGGCCGCGACACCAACCCCACCTGGACCCTGCTGGAGCGGGCCATCGGGGAACTGGAGGCCCCCGGGCTGGACGGGGCCGACACCGTCGTCTTCGCCTCGGGCATGGCCGCCGTCTCCGCCGTCCTGCTCTCCCAGGCGCGCGCCGGCGACACCGTCGTGCTGCCCGACGACGGCTACCAGGTCCTGCCGCTCGTCCGGGAGCAGTTGGAGGCGTACGGAGTCCACGTGCGCACCGCCCCCACCGGCGAGGACGCCCAGCTCTCCGTCCTCGGCGGAGCCCGGCTGCTGTGGCTGGAGACCCCCTCCAACCCCGGGCTCGACGTCTGCGACGTGCGGCGCCTCGTGGACGCGGCGCACGCCGGCGGAGCCCTGGTCGCCGTCGACAACACCCTCGCGACCCCGCTCGGCCAGCGGCCCCTCGAGCTGGGGGCCGATTTCTCGGTGGCCAGCGGCACCAAGGGCCTGACCGGCCACGGGGACCTGCTGCTCGGCTACGTCGTCTGCCGGGACGCGGAGCTCGCCGCGGGCATCCGGCGCTGGCGCAAGGTGGTCGGCGCGATCCCCGGCCCCATGGAGGCCTGGCTCGCGCACCGCTCCCTGTCCACCATCCAGCTGCGCGCCCAGCGGCAGTGGGCCAACGCGCTGGCCGTCGCGGAGGCCCTCGGCGACCGCACCGACGTCACCGGGCTGCGCTACCCGGGCCTGCCCTCGGACCCGTCCCACAAGACGGCGGCGCGCCAGATGCGCGGCTTCGGCTCGATCGTCTCCTTCACCCTGCCCGACCGCGCGCACGCGGAACGGTTCATGGCCTCGCTGCACCTCGTCGAGGACGCCACCAGCTTCGGCGGGGTGCGCTCCACGGCGGAGCGGCGCCGGCGGTGGGGCGGCGACGCCGTGCCGGAGGGGTTCATCCGCTTCTCCGCCGGGGCCGAGGACACGGAGGACCTGGTCGCCGACGTGCTGCGGGCCCTCGACGCGGCGCTCGGGGACGCCTGA
- a CDS encoding globin domain-containing protein, with protein MFEARHRMDAPPTRSARRGTARIPSGDGAPEPSPDAVLIRRTLAEIAPVADKVTSYFYALVFTGHPELRGMFPAAMDVQRDRLLKALLTAAEHIDDPEVLTAYLRRLGTGHRKYGTQPAHYPPVGEALIGALARYAESSWGPETEAAWARAYTAISQIMIDAAAEAETEAPPWWHAEVVSHDLRTSDIAVLTVRPDQPYPFLAGQYTSLETPWWPRVWRHYSFASAPRADGLLSFHVKAVPAGWVSNALVRHARPGDVLRLGPPAGSMVVDHTTDNGMLCLGGGTGIAPIKALIEDVAEHGERRPVEVFFGARSDNDLYDKDTLLGLQRSHPWLSVRPVVCAEGLAGQLPQAVGTHGPWSSYDAFVSGPAAMIRSGVDALKRIGIPGERILHDAVEELAGVAG; from the coding sequence ATGTTCGAAGCGAGGCACCGCATGGACGCTCCGCCCACCAGATCGGCAAGACGGGGGACAGCCCGGATACCGTCCGGGGACGGTGCGCCCGAGCCCTCCCCCGATGCCGTGCTCATCCGCCGGACCCTCGCGGAGATCGCACCCGTCGCCGACAAGGTGACCTCCTACTTCTACGCCCTGGTGTTCACGGGACACCCGGAACTGCGGGGCATGTTCCCCGCGGCGATGGACGTACAGCGTGACCGGCTGCTGAAGGCCCTGCTGACGGCCGCCGAGCACATCGACGACCCGGAGGTGCTCACCGCCTACCTGCGCCGGCTGGGCACCGGGCACCGCAAGTACGGCACCCAGCCGGCGCACTACCCCCCGGTGGGAGAAGCCCTGATCGGCGCGCTGGCCCGGTACGCGGAGTCCAGCTGGGGGCCGGAGACCGAGGCCGCGTGGGCCCGGGCGTACACCGCGATCTCCCAGATCATGATCGACGCGGCGGCCGAGGCCGAGACCGAGGCGCCGCCGTGGTGGCATGCGGAGGTGGTCTCGCACGATCTGCGCACGTCCGACATCGCGGTGCTCACCGTCCGCCCCGACCAGCCGTACCCCTTCCTCGCGGGCCAGTACACGAGCCTGGAGACCCCGTGGTGGCCGAGGGTGTGGCGGCACTACTCCTTCGCCTCGGCCCCGCGCGCGGACGGCCTGCTGTCCTTCCACGTCAAGGCCGTTCCGGCGGGATGGGTCTCCAACGCGCTCGTACGGCACGCCCGGCCGGGCGACGTACTGCGGCTGGGGCCGCCGGCGGGGTCGATGGTGGTCGACCACACCACCGACAACGGCATGCTCTGCCTGGGCGGCGGCACCGGCATCGCCCCGATCAAGGCCCTGATCGAGGACGTGGCCGAACACGGCGAACGGCGGCCGGTCGAGGTGTTCTTCGGGGCGCGCAGCGACAACGACCTGTACGACAAGGACACGTTGCTGGGGCTGCAGCGCTCGCACCCCTGGCTGTCGGTGCGCCCGGTGGTCTGCGCGGAGGGGCTGGCCGGACAGCTGCCGCAGGCCGTCGGCACCCACGGGCCCTGGAGCTCCTACGACGCCTTCGTCTCGGGGCCGGCGGCGATGATCCGCAGCGGGGTGGACGCGCTGAAGCGGATCGGAATCCCCGGGGAGCGCATCCTGCACGACGCGGTGGAAGAGCTGGCGGGCGTCGCCGGCTGA
- the thiC gene encoding phosphomethylpyrimidine synthase ThiC: MTIQDARTPAVSQDADGQTERQPGWHKGYLAGSRPDIRVPVRQVHLTNGKDVTLYDTSGPYTDPQTETDVRRGLAPLRENWIIGRGDTEEYAGRPVRPEDDGIKHTSPRGGLKNLDAVFPGRPRQPRRGRGGAAVTQLAYARRGEITPEMEYVAIRENVSPEVVREEIAAGRAVMPVNVNHPEIEPMIIGKRFLVKVNANIGNSAVTSSIEEEVDKMTWATKWGADTVMDLSTGRNIHTTREWVLRNSPVPIGTVPLYQALEKVDGRAEDLTWEIYKDTVIEQAEQGVDYMTVHAGVLLSYVPLTARRKTGIVSRGGSIMAAWCLAHHKENFLYTNFEELCEILATYDVTYSLGDGLRPGSIADANDAAQFAELKTLGELNTIAKRYNVQTMIEGPGHVPMHKIKENIDLQQEICEEAPFYTLGPLTTDVAPAYDHITSGIGAAMIAWWGTAMLCYVTPKEHLGLPNRDDVKTGVITYKIAAHAADLAKGHPGAQEWDDALSDARFEFRWEDQFNLALDPDTAREFHDETLPAEPAKTAHFCSMCGPKFCSMKISQDIRRQHGGDLKAEEIQAGMAEKSAEFAAAGNRVYLPLAD, translated from the coding sequence ATGACCATTCAGGACGCACGCACGCCTGCCGTCAGCCAGGACGCCGACGGCCAGACCGAGCGCCAGCCCGGCTGGCACAAGGGATACCTGGCGGGCTCCCGGCCCGACATCCGGGTGCCGGTCCGCCAGGTCCACCTCACCAACGGCAAGGACGTGACGCTCTACGACACGTCCGGGCCGTACACCGACCCGCAGACCGAGACCGACGTCCGCCGCGGCCTGGCGCCGCTGCGCGAGAACTGGATCATCGGCCGCGGCGACACCGAGGAGTACGCGGGCCGTCCCGTGCGCCCCGAGGACGACGGCATCAAGCACACCTCGCCGCGCGGTGGCCTCAAGAACCTCGACGCGGTCTTCCCGGGTCGCCCGCGCCAGCCCCGCCGGGGCCGTGGCGGCGCCGCCGTCACGCAGCTCGCGTACGCCCGCCGGGGCGAGATCACCCCGGAGATGGAGTACGTCGCGATCCGCGAGAACGTCTCCCCCGAGGTCGTCCGCGAGGAGATCGCCGCAGGTCGCGCGGTCATGCCGGTGAACGTGAACCACCCCGAGATCGAGCCGATGATCATCGGCAAGCGGTTCCTGGTGAAGGTCAACGCCAACATCGGCAACTCCGCCGTCACCTCCTCGATCGAGGAGGAGGTCGACAAGATGACCTGGGCGACCAAGTGGGGCGCCGACACGGTCATGGACCTCTCGACCGGCCGCAACATCCACACCACCCGCGAGTGGGTGCTGCGCAACTCTCCCGTTCCGATCGGCACCGTGCCGCTGTACCAGGCGCTGGAGAAGGTCGACGGCCGTGCCGAGGACCTGACCTGGGAGATCTACAAGGACACGGTCATCGAGCAGGCCGAGCAGGGCGTCGACTACATGACGGTCCACGCCGGCGTGCTGCTGTCGTACGTGCCGCTGACCGCGCGCCGCAAGACCGGCATCGTCTCGCGCGGCGGTTCGATCATGGCAGCGTGGTGCCTGGCACACCACAAGGAGAACTTCCTCTACACGAACTTCGAGGAGCTCTGCGAGATCCTCGCGACGTACGACGTCACCTACTCGCTGGGTGACGGGCTGCGTCCCGGTTCGATCGCGGACGCCAACGACGCGGCGCAGTTCGCGGAGCTGAAGACGCTGGGCGAGCTGAACACGATCGCCAAGCGGTACAACGTGCAGACGATGATCGAGGGCCCCGGGCACGTCCCGATGCACAAGATCAAGGAGAACATCGACCTTCAGCAGGAGATCTGCGAGGAGGCGCCGTTCTACACGCTCGGCCCGCTGACCACGGACGTCGCGCCCGCCTACGACCACATCACCTCGGGCATCGGCGCCGCGATGATCGCCTGGTGGGGCACCGCGATGCTCTGCTACGTCACGCCCAAGGAGCACCTGGGCCTGCCGAACCGCGACGACGTGAAGACCGGCGTCATCACGTACAAGATCGCGGCGCACGCGGCAGACCTGGCCAAGGGCCACCCGGGCGCCCAGGAGTGGGACGACGCCCTGTCGGACGCGCGGTTCGAGTTCCGCTGGGAGGACCAGTTCAACCTGGCCCTCGACCCGGACACGGCCCGTGAGTTCCACGACGAGACCCTCCCGGCCGAACCGGCGAAGACCGCGCACTTCTGCTCCATGTGCGGTCCGAAGTTCTGCTCGATGAAGATCTCGCAGGACATCCGCCGGCAGCACGGCGGCGACCTCAAGGCCGAGGAGATCCAGGCGGGCATGGCGGAGAAGTCCGCCGAGTTCGCGGCCGCGGGCAACCGCGTGTACCTCCCGCTGGCCGACTGA
- a CDS encoding YibE/F family protein has translation MGPLICCDDQPVTSSPHPPTEPTDPSDPAGHTGHAHPEPGHSHGHSHSHGPAAPVSKHLRKVIAAVLIPFATAVVIGMAVLWPGGAPGHERTGVGFDRQTQQGKVVSLEQVDCKSVNVAQVPATGDTSTPEGREAVASQTGDCKKATVAVGSGPDKGREFVEIVQPGAPRQLTNGQEVVVAYAPDAPRDLQYSVIDVNRKLPMAVLAGIFALAVVLVGRMRGLFALIALAVSFAVLTLFILPAILQGSNPLVVAVVGASAIMLIALYMCHGLTARTSVAVLGTLVSLLLIGLLGSLFIDWAVLSGNTDDNTGLIHGLYPDIDMSGLLLAGVIIGSLGVLDDVTVTQTSAVWELHQADPSMGPRGLYRAGIRIGRDHIASVVNTLVLAYAGAALPLLLLFSIANSSMGSVANSELVAEEIVRTLVGSIGLVASVPVTTALAALVVSADRTPGPAAAAAAGPQRGGRGRRRKR, from the coding sequence GTGGGCCCCCTCATCTGTTGCGATGATCAGCCGGTGACGTCCTCGCCGCATCCCCCCACCGAGCCCACAGATCCCTCGGATCCCGCCGGTCACACCGGCCACGCGCACCCGGAGCCGGGGCACTCCCACGGACACTCCCACAGCCATGGCCCCGCGGCCCCCGTGTCGAAGCACCTGCGGAAGGTGATCGCGGCCGTGCTGATCCCCTTCGCCACCGCCGTGGTGATCGGCATGGCGGTGCTGTGGCCGGGCGGCGCCCCGGGCCACGAGCGCACCGGGGTGGGATTCGACCGGCAGACCCAGCAGGGCAAGGTCGTCTCGCTGGAGCAGGTCGACTGCAAATCCGTGAACGTGGCACAGGTGCCCGCCACGGGCGACACCTCGACCCCCGAGGGCCGCGAAGCCGTGGCCTCCCAGACCGGCGACTGCAAGAAGGCCACCGTCGCGGTCGGCAGCGGCCCGGACAAGGGACGCGAGTTCGTCGAGATCGTCCAGCCCGGCGCGCCACGCCAGTTGACGAACGGCCAGGAAGTGGTGGTCGCCTACGCGCCGGACGCGCCGCGGGACCTCCAGTACTCCGTGATCGACGTGAACCGCAAGCTCCCCATGGCCGTACTGGCCGGCATCTTCGCCCTCGCCGTCGTCCTCGTCGGGCGGATGCGCGGGCTGTTCGCGCTCATCGCGCTGGCCGTCAGCTTCGCCGTACTGACCCTCTTCATCCTCCCGGCGATCCTTCAGGGATCGAACCCGCTGGTCGTGGCGGTGGTCGGGGCCAGCGCGATCATGTTGATCGCGCTCTACATGTGCCACGGCCTGACCGCCCGCACCTCGGTCGCGGTCCTCGGCACCCTCGTCTCACTGCTGCTGATCGGCCTGCTGGGCTCGCTGTTCATCGACTGGGCGGTCCTCAGCGGCAACACCGACGACAACACCGGGCTGATCCACGGGCTCTACCCCGACATCGACATGAGCGGTTTGCTGCTTGCGGGTGTCATCATCGGATCGCTGGGCGTACTCGACGACGTGACGGTCACCCAGACGTCCGCGGTCTGGGAACTCCACCAGGCCGACCCCTCGATGGGTCCGCGAGGCCTGTACCGGGCAGGCATCCGGATCGGTCGCGACCACATCGCCTCCGTGGTCAACACCTTGGTACTGGCCTATGCGGGCGCGGCGCTGCCGCTCCTCCTGCTGTTCTCGATCGCGAACAGCAGTATGGGTTCGGTGGCCAACAGCGAGCTGGTCGCGGAGGAGATCGTACGGACCCTCGTGGGCTCGATCGGACTGGTCGCCTCGGTACCCGTGACGACGGCGCTGGCCGCGCTGGTGGTGTCCGCCGACCGCACGCCGGGCCCGGCGGCCGCGGCGGCCGCGGGGCCGCAGCGCGGCGGCCGGGGCCGGCGGCGCAAGCGTTGA
- a CDS encoding SsgA family sporulation/cell division regulator, with protein MRESVQAEVMMSFLVSEELSFRIPVELRYEARDPYAVRLTFHLPGDAPVTWAFGRELLLDGINKPCGDGDVHIAPTDPEELSDVHIRLQVGADRALFRASAAPLVAFLDRTDRIVPLGQERNLGDFEENLDEALDKILAESQQNEQNAG; from the coding sequence ATGCGCGAGTCGGTACAGGCAGAGGTCATGATGAGCTTCCTCGTTTCCGAGGAACTCTCGTTCCGGATCCCGGTGGAGCTCCGGTACGAGGCTCGGGACCCCTACGCGGTCCGCCTGACCTTCCACCTTCCCGGAGACGCTCCCGTCACGTGGGCGTTCGGCCGGGAACTTCTTCTCGACGGCATCAACAAGCCGTGCGGCGACGGTGACGTCCACATCGCTCCGACCGACCCGGAGGAGCTGTCCGATGTCCACATCCGACTGCAGGTGGGCGCGGACCGGGCCCTCTTCCGGGCGAGCGCGGCGCCACTCGTGGCGTTCCTGGACCGCACCGACCGAATCGTTCCGCTCGGCCAGGAGCGCAACCTCGGGGACTTCGAGGAGAACCTCGACGAGGCGCTCGACAAAATCCTGGCCGAATCCCAGCAGAACGAGCAGAACGCGGGCTGA
- a CDS encoding low molecular weight protein-tyrosine-phosphatase, protein MYRVCFVCTGNICRSPMAESVFRAHVADAGLAGLVGVDSAGTGGWHEGDGADPRTVAVLEAAGYEQDHRARQFRASWFAGLDLVIALDVGHVRDLRALAPTPQDAAKVRLLRSYDPAAPAARGDVPDPYYGSLAGFEECLGLVEAASPGLLDAVREAVKEHTP, encoded by the coding sequence GTGTACCGCGTGTGCTTCGTCTGCACCGGCAACATCTGCCGCTCGCCCATGGCCGAGTCGGTCTTCCGCGCCCACGTGGCCGACGCCGGGCTCGCGGGCCTGGTCGGGGTCGACAGCGCCGGCACCGGCGGCTGGCACGAGGGGGACGGCGCCGATCCGCGCACCGTCGCCGTCCTCGAGGCCGCCGGGTACGAACAGGACCACCGGGCCCGCCAGTTCCGGGCCTCCTGGTTCGCCGGGCTCGATCTCGTCATCGCGCTCGACGTCGGCCACGTCCGGGACCTGAGGGCGCTCGCCCCCACCCCGCAGGACGCCGCCAAGGTCCGGCTGCTGCGGTCCTACGACCCGGCGGCCCCGGCCGCGCGGGGCGACGTACCCGATCCCTACTACGGCTCCCTCGCCGGATTCGAGGAGTGCCTGGGCCTGGTCGAGGCGGCGAGCCCCGGCCTGCTGGACGCCGTACGCGAAGCCGTGAAGGAGCACACCCCATGA
- a CDS encoding cupin domain-containing protein: MKAFRLTELEAERAANEGAYLQFLRERNMSVGLYALDAGQTDPQQPHGQDEVYFVVSGRASITVGEETTTVANGSVVYVPAGVPHKFHHITENLKVMVVFSPPEG, encoded by the coding sequence ATGAAGGCCTTCCGGCTGACCGAGCTCGAGGCCGAGCGCGCCGCGAACGAGGGTGCCTACCTGCAGTTCCTGCGCGAGCGGAACATGTCGGTCGGGCTCTACGCGCTGGACGCAGGGCAGACCGATCCGCAACAGCCCCACGGCCAGGACGAGGTGTACTTCGTCGTGAGCGGCCGGGCGTCCATCACCGTCGGGGAGGAGACGACGACGGTGGCCAACGGGAGCGTGGTGTACGTCCCGGCGGGGGTGCCGCACAAGTTCCACCACATCACCGAGAACCTCAAGGTGATGGTGGTCTTCTCCCCGCCGGAGGGGTGA
- a CDS encoding phage holin family protein, producing MTNFVLKTLANAAALAVAIWLLAGITLDDGSSLGRRTVTLLLVALIFGLVNFIVKPVVKLFSLPLFILTLGLFTLVVNAAMLLLTSWLADQFDLSFHVDGFWTAVVGALIISIVSWAVNMVLPDKN from the coding sequence ATGACGAACTTCGTACTCAAGACCCTCGCCAACGCCGCGGCCCTGGCCGTCGCCATCTGGCTCCTCGCGGGCATCACGCTGGACGACGGCAGCAGCCTGGGCCGCCGCACCGTCACGCTGCTGCTGGTCGCGCTGATCTTCGGCCTGGTCAACTTCATCGTCAAGCCCGTGGTGAAGCTGTTCTCACTGCCCCTCTTCATCCTCACCCTCGGACTGTTCACCCTCGTGGTGAACGCGGCGATGCTGCTGCTGACCTCGTGGCTGGCCGATCAGTTCGACCTCAGCTTCCACGTCGACGGCTTCTGGACCGCCGTCGTCGGCGCCCTGATCATCTCCATCGTCTCCTGGGCCGTGAACATGGTCCTGCCCGACAAGAACTGA